The genome window AAAACTCAAACCTATAACTTCGAAAGTCACAGCACACCATAAAATTCCACTACCATTAACACAATTATTGATGACTTGTGCCCGCTATTATCATCACCCGATAGGGGATGTTTTTCAGCAAGCCCTACCGGTGCTATTACGCCAGGTTGATAACATTACGCTAGCCCCGACGCTATATTGGCAGTGTCAGCCACTGACAGATGAAACTCAAGAGATTGAATTAGCCAAATTAACAACACGGGCAACCAAACAGCAGCAACTGTACCATCTGATCAGCAACCATCAACAACTGAGCTGGCCAGAAATCAGAACCTTAGGTTTTAGCAAAACGCAATTATCAGCATTAGAAAAAAAACAGCTGATCGTTAGCACTGAAAAAGAAAGTGAGCCGTTTCAATGGCATAGCGACTCACTCAATCAGCAAGATGAACTAAACTTATCTGCTGAACAGGCGGTCATTGTTTCTGCGGTTAGTCAATTGCTTAAACAATATAGTTGTCATTTAGTCGATGGCATTACCGGCAGTGGTAAAACCGAAGTATATTTACAAACAATGACCAAAGTGCTCAGTCAAAATCAGCAAGTGCTAGTATTGGTTCCGGAAATAGGCTTGACACCACAAACACTAAATCGCTTTGAACAGCGTTTTAATGTCCCTATTTTTCTCCATCATTCCGGTCTCAATGATAAAGAGCGCCTCGCGACCTGGCATAATGCCTATCAAGGCAATGCCGCAATTGTTATTGGCACCCGCTCAGCTATTTTTACGCCATTACCGGATTTAGGGCTGATTATTGTCGACGAAGAACACGATGCTTCTTTTAAACAGCAAGATAGCTTTCGCTATCATGGCAGAGACGTTGCAATTCTTCGAGCCAAGCAACTCAATATTCCTATTATTTTAGGCAGCGCAACGCCAAGCTTTGAATCATTGCATAATGCGCTAAACGCAAAATACCATTATCATAGATTAACAAAGCGGGCGGGCGGTAGCACAGAAGCCAAAATCGCGTTAATCGATGTCGCTAATCAGCCGTTAGAATTTGGCCTATCAAGGCCACTAAAACAACTAATAACCAACACTCTGGCACGAGGTGAACAGGTGCTGGTGTTTTTAAATCGCCGTGGTTTTTCGCCGGCAATTAACTGCCAGGAATGCCATTGGGTCGCCAATTGCCAACGCTGTGAGCGCCCTTATACCTTGCACCGCTCTCAGGGGTTATTAATTTGTCATCATTGCGCTAGTCAAAAACGCGTGCCTCCACAGTGTCCTGATTGCGGTAGTATTCGTATTAAACCGGTTGGTCAGGGAACTGAACAAATCGAAGAATACCTAAGCGAGCACTTTAATCACCACAGTACGGTCAGAATCGATCGTGACAGTACCCGTCGCAAAGGTGAACTCAATAAATTATTGCAACAAGTGTCCAATAAAGAACATCAAATTCTCATCGGCACCCAAATGCTGGCGAAAGGCCATCATTTCCCCGACGTTACCTTAGTAGCAATTTTAGATATAGATGGCGCACTATTTAGCTTTGATTATCGGGCGGCAGAAAATATGGCACAGCTGATAGTGCAAGTAGCAGGGCGTGCCGGACGTGCCAGTAAGCCGGGAAAAGTCATCATTCAGACCCAGTACCCACAACACCCGTTACTACAAGATCTGGTCAATAATGGCTATCAACATTTCGCTCAGCAAGGATTAACAGAACGCCAAATGGCATTATTACCCCCATTTGGCTATCAGGCATTATTTCGAGCAGATGCAAACTATCCGTCTTATCCGGAAAAGTTTTTGCGTCAGCTCAGCCAGATCAATTTAAACGATTGTGAAATTGCGGGCCCTATGCCTGCGGCGATAGAAAAAAGAGCAGGAAAATATCGTTACCATCTAATCGTTCAGGCAAAAAGCCGAACGGCGCTGCATCAAGGCATTTCTCAGCTAATCAATCACATCCCAAATAATGAATGGCAGACAAAAGTTCGCTGGTCAGTCGATATCGATCCACAAGATTTAAGCTGGTAATTTTCATTCACTTAAGCAATACCAGTAATTAAGCGCTACCATTTTCCATTCACTGGGTTAGAATATTCTCCTTTTTGCAATTAATTTAATCATGAAATAAAAATATATGGCTCATCAAGATTATATTTCCCGTGCTAATTCTCCCAAAAAAAAGCACAACCCATATAAAAAAACAGCTGAAACTCCAGCCGGCATTCCGATAAAACTCAAAATCATTCTATTATTCTTAGTAATAGCGATTTCAGCTTTCGGTTATTTTTTATGGAGTATCAAAGATATAAAACCAACAGCGCCTAGCGCGACACAACCTGCCAAACAAGCTCAACAAGACAGTAAACTACCCAAGCCACCAGAAGAAAAATGGCAATATATGGAAGAGCTAAAATCAAAAGAAGTCGATGTAGGTGAATATGCAGTAGAAGAAAAAGGACCGTACAAGATGCAGTGCGGCTCCTTTAGAACCCGCAAGCAGGCGGAGGTAATGAAAGCCACCATCGCCTTTAGTGGTTTAAGCTCACAAATTAGCTCAGCAACAGGTTCCAGTGGCACCTGGCACAAAGTGTATCTGGGGCCATATCCTCGTAAACGCGCCGCAGAGAAAGACAAGCATAAACTCAAAAGCAACGGTATCACTACCTGTCAAATCTGGTTGTGGAAATAATTACCTCCTATTCCTTGAAAAAATTCCGAATATACCCAATCTAGTCTACATTGATCCTTGCTAGCGCACCGCGCTAGCGACTGTAAGTAGAGGTTAGTTGTGACTACTATTGTTTCCGTAAGACGCAATGGCAAAGTAGCCATTGGTGGCGATGGCCAAGTTTCTCTTGGCAATACCGTAATGAAAGGCAATGCCAAAAAAGTACGTCGTTTATATCACGATAAAGTACTCGCTGGATTTGCTGGCGGCACTGCCGACGCATTCACATTATTTGAGCGTTTTGAAAGTAAACTTGAAATGCATCAAGGGCATTTAACAAAATCCGCAGTAGAATTAGCTAAAGATTGGCGTAGTGATCGTGCCTTAAGAAAACTCGAAGCCATGTTGGTAGTAGCTGATGAAACAGCATCATTAATCATTACCGGTAATGGCGACGTAGTGCAGCCAGAGCATGATTTGATCGCCATAGGTAGTGGCGGTAATTTTGCACAGTCTGCCGCAATTGCATTATTAGAAAATACTGAGCTTTCTGCTCGGGAAATTGTTGAAAAATCATTAAAAATTGCTGGCGACATCTGTGTCTTCACCAATCATAGCCAAACGATTGATGAGCTTTAAGCCAGCAGTAAGGATATTATTATGTCAAATATGACTCCTCGTGAAATAGTCCACGAATTAGATAGCCACATAGTTGGTCAGTCCGACGCCAAGCGCGCAGTCGCGATAGCTTTACGTAATCGTTGGCGCAGAATGCAGCTTAATGAAGAGCTACGTAGCGAAGTAACGCCAAAGAATATCTTAATGATAGGACCAACCGGTGTTGGTAAAACGGAAATCGCACGTCGCTTAGCAAAACTGGCAAATGCCCCTTTTATTAAAGTCGAAGCGACTAAATTTACCGAAGTCGGTTATGTTGGTAAAGAAGTAGAAACCATTATTCGTGATTTGACTGATATGGCCTTCAAACTAACCAAAGAACAGGAAATGGCGCGGGTTAAGCATCTAGCAGAAGAAGCGGCAGAAGAACGTATTCTCGACGTATTACTGCCCAATCCACGCGACACCTTTGGTAACGAGCAGCAAACTGACAATGCTAGTACTCGCCAAGTATTTCGTAAAAAACTACGCGAAGGTCAATTAGACGATAAGGAAGTAGAGCTTGATCTGGCGGCACCACAAGTTGGTGTTGAAATCATGGCACCTCCAGGTATGGAAGACATGACCTCGCAATTGCAAAATATGTTTCAAAGCATGTCGAGTGAAAAAACCAACAAGCGTAAATTGAAGATCAAAGACGCGTTAAAAGCATTGCAGGAAGAAGAAGCCGCTAAGATAGTCAATCAAGAAGACATTAAAACCAAAGCGCTTGAAGCCGTTGAACAAAATGGTATTGTTTTTGTTGATGAAATCGACAAAATTTGTAAACGCGGCGACAGTTCTGGCCCAGATGTTTCCCGTGAAGGTGTCCAACGTGACTTACTGCCTTTGGTTGAAGGTTCAACCGTCAGCACTAAACACGGCATGGTTAAAACCGATCATATCCTATTTATTGCTTCCGGCGCTTTCCAGATGGCAAAACCATCGGATCTTATTCCAGAGCTTCAAGGTCGCTTGCCAATTCGCGTTGAATTGCAGGCGCTATCTAGTAATGATTTTGTTCGTATTTTAACTGAACCTAATGCCTCTTTAACTGAACAATATATCGCATTAATGGCTACGGAAGGAGTTGATATTTCTTTTAGTGAAGATGGCATCAATGCAATCGCCAAAGCAGCATGGCAGGTCAATGAATCGACCGAAAACATCGGCGCTCGTCGTTTACACACTATGATGGAGCGACTAACCGAAGAAATTTCTTTTACCGCCAATGATCGCAGCGGGGAAAAAATTGTAATTGACCAAGCCTATGTCGAAAAAACACTGAGCGACGTGGTACAAAACGAAGATTTAAGCCGCTTTATTCTTTAGCTTTTCAATCAGGAATTAAAGTTCAAAGGCGCAGTATATTGCGCCTTTTTTATTTATGAGCCACAAAAACGCACTACTGATATTTCTTACGTAATTGGCCAATCATATCCTGCGCTAATAAGATTGCTAAATTTCGTTCCATTTGTGCTTGCAGCGGCAATAATTTAGATTTTTTTGAAAATGCCAAAAAGCTGTTATCAGGCTGAAATACTTTATAATTCGCTTTAATAAACTTGTCGCTATGACCCTCTTTTATCAGCAAATAGTCAATAACATCTTCTTGTCCAACAAAGGTATCAATCCGCTGATTTAGCAACATATTAACCAGTTGATGATCATAAGTGACCTGTTTTTTGTTTAACTGCTGGTTTTGATCAAACTTAGGGAAGTAACTGATATCGCGTCGTACGCCTATCTCTAAATTATTTAAATCACTAAAGCTATTAATACCGAAGTTACTCGCTTTATTTAAATAAAAAACCTGATAATTACCATGAACATAAGGTTGATTAAAATAACTTAAGTATTCCGCCCGTTCGTCAGAGTAAAAAATACTACTAACGATGTCGATTTTACCTTCTTTCAATAACTGTAAACATCGGGCCCAGGGGCAAGAATAATAATCAAGCGTCAGCTTTTGCATCTGTGCTAAGCGCTCAAGCAATTCGATATCAATACCGCTTATTTGCTGCTCATTAATAATAGTCCAGGGTTCAAAACTAGATAACGCAACCACTAGTTTATCATTGGAAAATACCGACGTAGCCCAGCTAATATTGACGAAAATAAAGAGTAACTTCACAGTCCTGATTTTGATATACCTCCTAATAGTGGTTACGACTAAAAAGTCAGCTAATAAAAGAGCTGGCTTAATTAAAAGCTGACCACACTCTAACAACTTTACTTTAACTTAGAACAAGTTGATTAAATACTTGGCGACCAATTCAGTCAAATTGCTATTACACCGCAAACTGGTTTACTTCTCTATTAAGTACATCCGCTTGTTGTGAAAGCTCCTCACTCATTTGCGCATTCTGATGCGCCGCTTTACCTGAACTTTCAGCAACATCCCGGATCATTACCACATGCTGATTCACTTCTGACGCCACTGCACTTTGTTGCTGGATCGCGGTGGCAATAGCAGTATTCATATCCATGATAGTAGAAACATCATGAGTAATTTCTTCCAACATTTGCCCAGCAGAACTAGCCTGATCAGCGCTATCCTGCCCTTGAGTTCGACACGCCGCCATATGAGTGACAATCTCTTTAGTCCGATTTTGTAGCGAACTGATAATCGCTTCAATTTCCTGGGTGGAATCTTGCGTACGGCTGGCCAAAGTTCGCACTTCATCGGCCACGACAGCAAAGCCTCGCCCTTGCTCTCCAGCTCGGGCCGCCTCTATCGCCGCGTTTAATGCCAGTAAGTTGGTTTGTTCAGCAATGCCACGGATAACATCCAGCACGGAACCAATAGTATCACTGTCTTTTGCTAATTCCTGTACCACATGTTCAGATTCTAATAAGGTACTGGATAACTGATCAATTTGAGCTATGGTAGTTTCAACTCCAGATTTGCCTTTTTCTGCATTATGATGGGTAGTTTCAGCCTTATTCGCCGCTTCTTTCGTATTATTAGCTATTTCATCAACCGTCGCCACCATTTCAGTCACCGCGGTTGCTACCATATCCGTTTGCTGTATCTGAGTATCCACGCCTTCATTCGCCGCATGAATATTTTGCGATAAATTACGGGTTGCATCATTCACGGTATCAACGGAATGATTAACTTCAACAATTAAGTTTCTGAAACTGGCAATCATAGTATTAAATACTTTCGCCATTTCACTTAGTTCATCTTTACCATCAGTGGAAACCTCAATCGCCAAGTTCTTAGTTTCGGCTACATTAAGCATTGCGGTTTTAAGTTTATTAATCGCATTAATAATGCTACGGCCAACAACAGCGGCAAAGCCAGTGGCAATCGCCATCACCACAAAAAACATAATGATAGATAAACTTTCAACAAACAGTACGTGATCTTCAACCGTTTGCTGACTGGCTTTGGTTAACTTTGCCATTACCTGATCGACCTGATGAACCGTTTCCCGCATTTTACCATTTAGCCCTTCACTGGCAGAAAAACCTAACCGTCGCTGCTGCTCCACCAGGTTAACAAAATTATTTTGATAAATAGCTATATTATCAATAACTTGTGATTTTTGTTCATCCGATAAAGTACTTTGCTTTACATTTGCACTAAAAATAGCCGCATTGTCCTGCCATTTTTTTAAATACTTATCATCTAAACGCAGCATAAAATCTTTCTCGTCACGCCTAAGCTGTAGCATGCCAGCGAGTAACTGGTAATCGTTATTGCCGATTAAACCTTCAACACCATGGACGGCGTCACGCAATTTACCGTAAAGTCCATCTTTAGAGTGCAACCCTATAGACTGCTGCGCCTGAACCACGGCCTTAAAATGTTCAAAATATTCACTGACAATTTTCCTTAAGCTCGAAATTTCCGACATCGACTGGCCAACACTGTCAAACCCTTTATCTAAGACATTAATATCACTTTGTAGCGTCTTATACTGGCTTTCAAATTTATCAAAATATTTAAGGTCTTTTCTTGCTAGGAAGTCCTTCTCATTTCGACGTAATTGCAACACTGAGCCTTCTACTTTACCGATAGTAGTTGCAATACTGACGTCATTGTCCAATGACGATACGGCATAAATAATGAGCCCTAACATAAATAACATTGCGGCGACTAAAATCGATGTATTTATGATCAGCTTATGCTTGATTAACATATAAAGAACCTCTGCTTGAGCACGTAACTAGTTGAAGTATAGTTGCTAATATCAAATACGCTTATTTTCGCGTTAAGTAGCTGACAAATTTTTCTTCTGGTAACGGTGGGTTAATAAAATAGCCTTGTACAGCATCACAACCTAATTTTCGTAGCAAGTTCAACTGCTCAATAGACTCAACTCCTTCTGCCAATACCCGCTTACCTAAGCCATGAGATAAACGTATCATAGATTTGACAATCGTTAAGTCAGAATCATTAGCAGCAAATTCGGTAATAAAGCTCCGATCAATTTTAATTTTATCAATCGGTAAATCTCTTAAATATGCCAATGACGAATAACCGGTACCAAAATCATCGATCGACACTTTAATACCCATATTTTGTAAAACGAAGATAGTATCCATTGCTGAACGGATATCAGTGATCACCACATCCTCAGTAATTTCTAATTCCAGATATTTGGGAGGGATGTCATAACTGAGCAATAGCGTTTGGATTTTTGCGATTAACTTAGGGTCCTGAAACTCTGTCGCACTTAAATTCACCGCAATAGCTACTCGCCGCCGATAGGTTTGATACCAGCGGGCATTAGTTTGACAGGCCAGCTCAAGCACGTAATTATCCAGTTCACCACTTAAGCCGAGTGCCGCAATATCAGACAAGAATTCTCCTGGCGCTAACAAGCCCTTTTCAGGGTGCTGCCAACGTACTAATGCTTCAACGCCATCAATACGATTGGTCAGTAAATTTAGTTGAGGCTGAAAATATAAGATAAACTCTTGTTGTGCTAACGCCTGCCGGATGGTTTTTTCCGCTTCTACCAAGCGCCTGCCATGAGATTGCATACCATCTTTATACTTAACGCTGGCAACATTATGACTTTCCGCCTGAAATAAGGCTAAATTTGCTTGCTGTAATAGCTCTTCGGCGTCAGAACTATCAACTGGCGCCAAACAATAACCAACACTCGCCTGCAGATGTATTTCCTGATGGTTTAAATAACAGGGCCGAGAAATAAGATCATGTAAATGTTTCGCGGCTTTTTCCTGTTGACTATCTTCAGAGATCTCTAGGGCAAAAATAAATGAGTCGCCACTCAGCCGTCCCACTACTTTCGGTAAAAAAATACTATCACTGAGGCGATTGGCTATTTCACCTAAAATCATATCCCCAGTTTTCAAACCAAAGCTGTCATTAACAAACTTAAAACGCTTTAAATCAATTAAACATATCTGTAACTTAAGACGATTCGAGACAGCCTGTTCAATAGCAAGTGGTAATTTTTCTATCACCTGTTCCCTATTTAGTGCTCCGGTGAGCTGATCATGCTTACCTAAATATGTTGCTCTATTTATCGCTCTTTCAGCCGTATTTCGCTCTGCGCTGTGCATCCACAGCAACATCAGATACCCCAATATTGCAAACGCGCCAAAATCAAAATAAACCAGAGTATTAAACATAGCGCCAAAACCATTATTATTGACAAATACGATAGAGATAAACGACGAAAAGAAATAACGCACCGTTAATATCGCGCTAAAAATCATAAACAACTTGGCAACAAAATGCCGTTTTTCATGTTTAAGCAATAACAACAAAGTGATGAGAAATACCCCGGCAAAGATCAAATCGGCTAAACTTTCGCGTAGGTAAAAACGGCTAAACGCCCCATTTTCATTAAATGCAAATAGTAAACTGCAGAAAGCTCCAAGCAAAACCGCTATTGAGAGTAAACCGTATACGTTAGCATTATTATATTGAATGTTTTCACGGCTAATATGACAACCGAAACAAAATAACAGCACAAACAAATACTGACTAATTTGTGCGATACAAGTCAATGTCACTTGTAGTAATGAAGTTTCACTGTACTGAAGAAGAGCATGCTGCAGCGCAGAAACAGCGAAATGCACACTTAAAGCAACTAGGCTATAACACCAAAATTTAGCATAGCGCTTTAAAGCTGATTGATAAAATGAATGGAGTAAATAGGCCAAAACACCAAAAACAATCGCTTCGACCAGAAACAAAAAGCTTAAGGCAAAAACATTAGCCACCATTATCGAAGATATTCCCTTAAAACTTTGACCTTGCTTAATTAAATAGCGTTTCCCTAATGATTACAAGCACAATATTACTACTCACGCTTGTACCTCAGCTAAGGACAGGTATACTAGCGTTACAATCGTATTTTTCACTAAGGAATCTATTGTGGAATACAACACGTCAGAATTATGTAATATTTACGCAGATTTAATCGATGTCGTAGAGCCAATTTTTTGTAATTATGGCGGCAGAAGCTCATTTGGCGGAAAAGTAGTTACAGTTAAGTGCTTCGAAAACAATGGCCTGATCACTCAATTAGTGGAAACCGATGGTGAAGGCAAAGTACTGGTAATAGACGGGGGAGGTTCAACTCGTCGCGCACTAATCGACAGCTATATTGCCGAAGCAGCAGCTAAAAATGGCTGGGAAGGTATCGTCTGCTACGGCAGTGTCAGAGATGTCGACGCGTTGGAAGATATCGAGATAGGAATTCAGGGTTTAGTTTCTATTCCGGTTGGCGCGACAGACAATGAGCTAGGTGAAAGTGATTTAGCCGTTAACTTTGCGGGTGTCACCTTTCTTCCTGACGACCATATTTATGCCGACAATACCGGCATCATCCTTTCACCCGACCCGTTAGATATTGAATAAAAAAAAGCTAAACACTTTCTTTTCTGGCTTGCCATGCGGTAAGCCAGTTATTGATCTCCGCTAAATGAATCCCCGATTGTACCGCTTTCCCTTGTGCTACATTTCCTCCCATCAATAGATAAGACTTCGCTATCTCCTGATTATTAATGCCAGTAGCCACTATAGGTATATTCATCTGGCGGATGACATTTATCAAGGCGTTAACGATAGGCTTTTCATATTGCGCACCATCGCTTATATCCAGTTGTGAGCATTCA of Thalassotalea insulae contains these proteins:
- the hslU gene encoding HslU--HslV peptidase ATPase subunit; this encodes MSNMTPREIVHELDSHIVGQSDAKRAVAIALRNRWRRMQLNEELRSEVTPKNILMIGPTGVGKTEIARRLAKLANAPFIKVEATKFTEVGYVGKEVETIIRDLTDMAFKLTKEQEMARVKHLAEEAAEERILDVLLPNPRDTFGNEQQTDNASTRQVFRKKLREGQLDDKEVELDLAAPQVGVEIMAPPGMEDMTSQLQNMFQSMSSEKTNKRKLKIKDALKALQEEEAAKIVNQEDIKTKALEAVEQNGIVFVDEIDKICKRGDSSGPDVSREGVQRDLLPLVEGSTVSTKHGMVKTDHILFIASGAFQMAKPSDLIPELQGRLPIRVELQALSSNDFVRILTEPNASLTEQYIALMATEGVDISFSEDGINAIAKAAWQVNESTENIGARRLHTMMERLTEEISFTANDRSGEKIVIDQAYVEKTLSDVVQNEDLSRFIL
- the priA gene encoding primosomal protein N', with amino-acid sequence MSQPLFLQLAIPVPMRQLFTYSVPESLQNNEFAIGERVIVPFGNRQVIGIILAVSNKTEFAQEKLKPITSKVTAHHKIPLPLTQLLMTCARYYHHPIGDVFQQALPVLLRQVDNITLAPTLYWQCQPLTDETQEIELAKLTTRATKQQQLYHLISNHQQLSWPEIRTLGFSKTQLSALEKKQLIVSTEKESEPFQWHSDSLNQQDELNLSAEQAVIVSAVSQLLKQYSCHLVDGITGSGKTEVYLQTMTKVLSQNQQVLVLVPEIGLTPQTLNRFEQRFNVPIFLHHSGLNDKERLATWHNAYQGNAAIVIGTRSAIFTPLPDLGLIIVDEEHDASFKQQDSFRYHGRDVAILRAKQLNIPIILGSATPSFESLHNALNAKYHYHRLTKRAGGSTEAKIALIDVANQPLEFGLSRPLKQLITNTLARGEQVLVFLNRRGFSPAINCQECHWVANCQRCERPYTLHRSQGLLICHHCASQKRVPPQCPDCGSIRIKPVGQGTEQIEEYLSEHFNHHSTVRIDRDSTRRKGELNKLLQQVSNKEHQILIGTQMLAKGHHFPDVTLVAILDIDGALFSFDYRAAENMAQLIVQVAGRAGRASKPGKVIIQTQYPQHPLLQDLVNNGYQHFAQQGLTERQMALLPPFGYQALFRADANYPSYPEKFLRQLSQINLNDCEIAGPMPAAIEKRAGKYRYHLIVQAKSRTALHQGISQLINHIPNNEWQTKVRWSVDIDPQDLSW
- a CDS encoding SPOR domain-containing protein, with the protein product MAHQDYISRANSPKKKHNPYKKTAETPAGIPIKLKIILLFLVIAISAFGYFLWSIKDIKPTAPSATQPAKQAQQDSKLPKPPEEKWQYMEELKSKEVDVGEYAVEEKGPYKMQCGSFRTRKQAEVMKATIAFSGLSSQISSATGSSGTWHKVYLGPYPRKRAAEKDKHKLKSNGITTCQIWLWK
- a CDS encoding methyl-accepting chemotaxis protein — encoded protein: MLIKHKLIINTSILVAAMLFMLGLIIYAVSSLDNDVSIATTIGKVEGSVLQLRRNEKDFLARKDLKYFDKFESQYKTLQSDINVLDKGFDSVGQSMSEISSLRKIVSEYFEHFKAVVQAQQSIGLHSKDGLYGKLRDAVHGVEGLIGNNDYQLLAGMLQLRRDEKDFMLRLDDKYLKKWQDNAAIFSANVKQSTLSDEQKSQVIDNIAIYQNNFVNLVEQQRRLGFSASEGLNGKMRETVHQVDQVMAKLTKASQQTVEDHVLFVESLSIIMFFVVMAIATGFAAVVGRSIINAINKLKTAMLNVAETKNLAIEVSTDGKDELSEMAKVFNTMIASFRNLIVEVNHSVDTVNDATRNLSQNIHAANEGVDTQIQQTDMVATAVTEMVATVDEIANNTKEAANKAETTHHNAEKGKSGVETTIAQIDQLSSTLLESEHVVQELAKDSDTIGSVLDVIRGIAEQTNLLALNAAIEAARAGEQGRGFAVVADEVRTLASRTQDSTQEIEAIISSLQNRTKEIVTHMAACRTQGQDSADQASSAGQMLEEITHDVSTIMDMNTAIATAIQQQSAVASEVNQHVVMIRDVAESSGKAAHQNAQMSEELSQQADVLNREVNQFAV
- the rraA gene encoding ribonuclease E activity regulator RraA; this encodes MEYNTSELCNIYADLIDVVEPIFCNYGGRSSFGGKVVTVKCFENNGLITQLVETDGEGKVLVIDGGGSTRRALIDSYIAEAAAKNGWEGIVCYGSVRDVDALEDIEIGIQGLVSIPVGATDNELGESDLAVNFAGVTFLPDDHIYADNTGIILSPDPLDIE
- a CDS encoding substrate-binding periplasmic protein; the encoded protein is MKLLFIFVNISWATSVFSNDKLVVALSSFEPWTIINEQQISGIDIELLERLAQMQKLTLDYYSCPWARCLQLLKEGKIDIVSSIFYSDERAEYLSYFNQPYVHGNYQVFYLNKASNFGINSFSDLNNLEIGVRRDISYFPKFDQNQQLNKKQVTYDHQLVNMLLNQRIDTFVGQEDVIDYLLIKEGHSDKFIKANYKVFQPDNSFLAFSKKSKLLPLQAQMERNLAILLAQDMIGQLRKKYQ
- the hslV gene encoding ATP-dependent protease subunit HslV, with translation MTTIVSVRRNGKVAIGGDGQVSLGNTVMKGNAKKVRRLYHDKVLAGFAGGTADAFTLFERFESKLEMHQGHLTKSAVELAKDWRSDRALRKLEAMLVVADETASLIITGNGDVVQPEHDLIAIGSGGNFAQSAAIALLENTELSAREIVEKSLKIAGDICVFTNHSQTIDEL
- a CDS encoding putative bifunctional diguanylate cyclase/phosphodiesterase; translation: MVANVFALSFLFLVEAIVFGVLAYLLHSFYQSALKRYAKFWCYSLVALSVHFAVSALQHALLQYSETSLLQVTLTCIAQISQYLFVLLFCFGCHISRENIQYNNANVYGLLSIAVLLGAFCSLLFAFNENGAFSRFYLRESLADLIFAGVFLITLLLLLKHEKRHFVAKLFMIFSAILTVRYFFSSFISIVFVNNNGFGAMFNTLVYFDFGAFAILGYLMLLWMHSAERNTAERAINRATYLGKHDQLTGALNREQVIEKLPLAIEQAVSNRLKLQICLIDLKRFKFVNDSFGLKTGDMILGEIANRLSDSIFLPKVVGRLSGDSFIFALEISEDSQQEKAAKHLHDLISRPCYLNHQEIHLQASVGYCLAPVDSSDAEELLQQANLALFQAESHNVASVKYKDGMQSHGRRLVEAEKTIRQALAQQEFILYFQPQLNLLTNRIDGVEALVRWQHPEKGLLAPGEFLSDIAALGLSGELDNYVLELACQTNARWYQTYRRRVAIAVNLSATEFQDPKLIAKIQTLLLSYDIPPKYLELEITEDVVITDIRSAMDTIFVLQNMGIKVSIDDFGTGYSSLAYLRDLPIDKIKIDRSFITEFAANDSDLTIVKSMIRLSHGLGKRVLAEGVESIEQLNLLRKLGCDAVQGYFINPPLPEEKFVSYLTRK